The Betta splendens chromosome 2, fBetSpl5.4, whole genome shotgun sequence nucleotide sequence GATACGGTTTATTTTTACTATAAACTATATTGTATGATCTGTTTACTTGTTTTCACAAACCAGGTTAAGGTCAAAATGTCAAGGATTGTTGCTAGAgtgtacatttacagtaaacagacaTTGTATCTGGAAGATAGTATCAGCACGTTTTGCTcagatgtgtgttttcactCGTCACACCACCAGCACGAGGAGGattacagcaaacacaaacccagacTGTGAGGTACACCGTGTAAGCACTTAAAGGTAGCGCAGACCTCAATGAAGATGCTAATCTTTAATCTCTGTGGACAAGGATTAGTTCAggtatctgctgctgctgctgctgctgctgctgcacactcTAAAATCGCAATCTGTCTTTATTCAGGTGACTGTCAGTGGTTGATTTAATATGTTTATCTTTACATCTAGATACTTTTTGTTATAAGGTCTTCAAATTCTGTAGTCAGAGAAGGTAGAAATGATCATCAAAATTAGTTTCATAATCAATTAGTTTGAAATGTTTGCCCAAAAACATTGGAATTTAAGTCAGATTAtgtcaacatactgtatgtacatacaCTTCCtctaaaaaaacaagaaaaaatataacaaaaacaacctggtgatttgcatttacatgtagAATAGAAAATCTCAATAAATCTCTTAAAATCATGATGCAACACCAGAACTATTTCCCCATTTGTTGTATCATAGGAAATGGTTTCAAAATGTCTTATTGGTTTGCAGCCGCtgtttgcacatttatgtttattctGCCTTTCTCCCGTTGTCTAAAGAAGCAAATGAAGATTATAaattgtttgtatgtgtgtatgtgagtttGAATATATGTGTACTATGTGTGCTGACCCTGTCAGATACTGGAATAGTTGCACTTTAATCATAACACATAATGTCTACACTGTGAATATGTTGCACTATCTGGTTCTATGCTCTGCAGGTCAGGTTGTGTGATATGATCAGTCTGACAATCACCCTGTACGGCACCTAAACTGTAGTTTGTAAAAGTGACCAGCAAGAGGCGACACAGACCAATTCAAAGAAATAGTAATTCTACTATCTGTAGGGGTCAGTCAGTAATCAGCTAACCTACTGTACAGGCTTAACAAGTAGAAGTGATGGACAGATTTTTTACTAAGTGAAGTTGAAGTGACAATATTATTCTGTGGAACCAACTAAGGAAACTCGAGTGTACAGAATCAAAAGATGGCAGGCAAGGACGGTGAGgactaatttaataatttaaaatgataCAAGACAGAAGAAAAGCTAAGTAAATAAGAAGATGACCAATCAGAAATACAAGAAGAGAGACAATgaggtaaaacaataaaataagtATAATTTATTGTGGAAGCTTTAGTTATTTCAGCCATTCCTGGAAGTAATTTGATCTACTGACTGAGTTTTGCCTAAACTGGAATAACCCAGCTTAGGGCAACTCCAGCTTTTCTGGCAAAGTTGTTACTGAATCACAGCTTTTTCCCTCTATTTGCAACTAGCAGAATAAATACACCATACGCCAGAAAGCTGATGTAAGGTCTTAAGTAAATCTCTACCAGGAAGCCAGAGGAGCTttccagcaaacagcaggagCGTCAGACAAAGGTTCTTTCCAGAAAAAGAAGTTTTCAGGTGGAGCTGTATTTCTCACAGCAGAAAGGGTTtgacacacacattctctgaggacatgaaaacattttacttcTGATGTTGACTGTTGTGTGTATCTCAGGAGCTTTTAGTTAAAAGTTACATATTCTTGCTTTTCTTTGAGTCCAGTTGGAGTGGGAGTGGCTGAAAGCCCATTTCAGGAGGTTCTTAAATTAAAACATCATCACAGTGTCTTTACAGTATAGTTTGGTAATAGATAACTTACCATATGCAATATACCATGCAGAAATGCTGTATAATGACAACATGGTGCCATAAATACTCAAGCCAgcttctatctatctatctgcaTGCACACGCCCCAGAATTTCATCTGTTAGCTCTTCATTGGACAGATCTGTGGTGGTGAGCAGGCTGGAAGGAGGACTGACAGCCCTGTACAGGTTTCTCCTGAACCCCTGCTGGTCTTCAGTGTGAATTAGTTCAAACACACTCTGGTGCATCACATCAGTCTGGTAGGGAAAATAAAACGAAGAAACTGAGCTTAGGATTTTAATTTTACCTATGTAGTTAGGTCTAGGCCACAATACTGTAAGAGAGAGAAACTAAGCAAAAAGACCTGTAAAAATGTGCTTGTTACCCTGTAATCTCCAGTACAAGAAAAAAGGTCGGGCTCACAGAtcggacactaacaacccaacgcagccgaggctgtagcaggcaaagaaacacagatctttgtcctgcatgtcgATCGATGcacgtttccccttccccccagtgtccccgctctgggacatgaatggccccgcccactttcattcagaCTGAAAATACATACAAAAAGGAATAAGCTAGTTTGAGCTGGCATGAAAAAAAGCTAGTTTATCTTTCACATTTAATACAGCCCAAACTCAGATCAAACAGGAactcattaaataaaaaactatacaaaaaatacaaaaagaaaatgttgaaaACCACAATTATTGCTTAGGCAGGAAGCAAACTAAACTACAcgcaaacaaagaaacacaggTAGCTGTGACCCAGCTATGGAGTTTCATCAATGACCCATCTTTGAAGATGGCAGGTTAATTACTTCCTTCTAATTTCTTCTAAGCATGGCAACGCGTGACTAACATGAGCAAAAACAAGGCTAGACATAAGCAAGCTGAACAAAAGAGTATGGCAAAACAGAAATGGCAAAGGGGAGCACCAATGCATGACTTACAAGCATGGCAACGCGTGACTAAGAGAGAGTCTTCACAGAGATGTGGGGGATATTTTTCATGTGCCTTATCGTCAGAGCTGTTCACCTTGATATGCTGACATCTATGACACCGACTCGTTTCTGATGGCACTCCGGAGATTCATTGCTAGGAGAGGATCTCCTGCTGAGCCGGTttgggtcacaacacctgccctcctggacctgaaggtgtgtgggctccctggctgctaggattctttcctctgcttgctggatgggcgtagtggccgagcccctcacatcaccctggcttcacaagtggcattgttcatgcaccaacatcCGTCTCACCATTTTGGTGAATAATGTTattttacagctttactaactttgtagtgggacactcaacaccagaGCTAATTAACAGGCTTcctaaacttagctgtaagtattactggtacttatcactagcactgatgaataatgtgtgattatggtagttacAATGTTGTATGTCACGGCTATTATTGAGGTATTATGTGATAATGTATAATgcgtgtatatatgtatgtatgagtgtatgcacatacactattattagtattaatatttatgttacAGGTGGTTCAGTgatgcctcacagcaagaaggtcctgggttcgattcccggggtgggccaggtgcctttctgtgtggagtttgcatgttctccccgtgttcgcgtgggttctttCTGGGGGGGTTCTCCGACTTCTTCTTACgttccaaaaacatgcattaagtTCATTGGTCTCTAAATtgtccgtaggtgtgagtgtgtgtgtgtgctgccctgcaatggactggcaacctgtccacagtgtaccctgcctctcgccctcagtttgctgggataggctccagtaccaagtggtagaagatggatggatggattgatgaAGCCTGTTTTTGTAGATTTAAGAATAAGGAGAGGCTGATGTGTTCAAGATCATGTTAGGAATGTTTGTTCCAGGGCAGCACATTGCTATTTTGATTTGCAGTCCTTTTGCCCTCCTAAGTTTTAGATTCCAGGGCTTtgatttggtttggtttggtttctctTTGACGCACATAACGTTTTAAGATTAATCCAGCCATTTGCCCTATCTTATGAATCTTAAGTGTTTCCATGCTTGGGACTTCTTAGCCATGTTACCATTTATGTTCAGGGACACCTGTGTTGATTGGTAACCAAATTTAGGGTCATCCTCTAGTGCACTGAGCCGTGATGCTTAGGTCTAATCCTAGTAGACAACAGTAGACAACgtgaggctgtttgtgtggttttgcATTCCATCCATACACAAATTACCAACATAGTTCTACTGTCATCTAGTGGACACTGGGCTCATCACAGCAATCAAATACAGCATGTACTATTTCTTTTACgtaaataaaaatctaaaatttTCCTAGTTTTATTtcctaaataaaacacaacatgtgcatttgtttttttttttcttgactaGTTGAGCTTTTAAACTGCACTTTTTTAATGCACTTTCAAATTAACTTTTTAATGAAACTACATTTggtttctaacaaaacagccaCAATTTTGTCCTTATGGTTCAAAAGAGAGTGAATTTTCCAAGTTATCTCAAAAAGACACTGTGGCCCCACAGTGTGATTAGATCACCTTTTAATATGGTGAGCTCAAGAATTACACAAGCACTCAGAAAATCTAGAGTGAGATTACATATGTATTTATGCTGTACAGTGAATGTACAAAATGCAAAATAGTTTTAAGCAATATTAAAATAGACAATACAATATATAACATGTTTtaacaaacaagaaacaaggaaaataataaaacatttatatacagGAACACAAAGATACTGCATTATGGAGCCTTTGCCTCCTGGGGcttgaaaaaagcaaaaagcataAATGCAAAGGCTTCATATTCATATAAGAGCAAGCAACCAGATATATTTATTCCTAAATGTAGAATACTTTGAGGAGAAAGGGTCCGTCTGAAAGCACTCCAGATTTAAAACTGGGGAAGCAGAAAAAAGTCACACACTCTGCTTCACTTTGGACTGAGTCTTAAATAATATCCATCACTGACTTTTGGTCTAATTTGAAAATTTTGGTCAAGTTCCAAATGTCAATGTAAGCGGTTTACGACTTTATCCAGACTAGGCTTAACAATCCTTGGAGAATAAGTAAAAGATTGCAACTAATGCCATTTTCTATCTCATATGGCATCAACAATTTCAATGAGGTACAGTAAATAGCTTTCTGATTAAAGTTGTAGTTATTGCTAAACTCATACATTTCTAAGCAGAGTGTAATTGCTCACAATCATTGCTTCAATATTATGATGGGAGATAAGACTTACTTTACAGCCTAAATAATTTTTTGAAATAAATCGTAGACACACAGTTCAAGAGtgtatgtttgtttgcttttcatgCATTATTGACTATCAAGCAGATACTTTTTAACCCTAGATGACTAATGCAAATTAaataacattattaatattgtgtATATTATACCCAATAAAAATACTTGTCATGCACATATATTAAGGTACAAGAATATACTGCAAACTGAAATAGTCTTCTCACCCATGCAATGTCTCAAAGTGAAAGATGATATCATTGAGGATGAGATAAAAAGACCAATCTGATGAACGTGcaacaaataaaatagaaaatagcATTTGTTTAGAAGGTAGAAATAACCTTGATAATTTGACTCTGAAGATTCTTTTGACCTGCTAAATGAAAATTGGCAGCCAGAGTCACCAGGTCTGTGGCTGGATAATAGCTGATATGGTCAAGAAATATGGCAAATGTATACTTAATGGCACTGTTGCccttaaaaagcaaaacaattgcGTGATTTTTTGAAACACATTTCACCCCTAGCCACTAATGTTGGGTGAAATTACTTTATGTTGTTAAGTAAATGGTAAAAGTGAAAAGTTGTTTGATGGTGTCAGGACGCAGCCCCACACAAGTCAGATATCAGAAAATCCTTGACAACAAATGCATGGGTGAAAATCAGAGGGCATTAGTGTTCTAGGGGTAATCCCATGTCATGATGTACTGTACCTTTATTCTGTTTCGTCATTATCCCAAACTATAACTGCAACTATGGCTTATTTCCTCCAATAGtatgtgaaaaaaaacattttatgtaTGTCTTGATTTATGGTGGAAAATTATGCCCATAAATCTTCAAGGCTCAATAACAAGAAAAAAATTGAGATACACTTTTGGAAAAACCAATGTGTCATGTCCCTTAGGTATCCTGTGTAGAATCACAGATGGCATTACTGACAATTTTAATGTATTCACATTAAGTCAAGCATTTCTTGTCACTGCTTTTGAAAAGCactgttttaaaaatgttgatAAATGCTAAAAACTAATACACAGCTCAAAAAAAGCTGATTTTACTGTTCTGTACTGAAGTTACCCCCTATGTCACACAGGCTCTGCATGTCTCTCGTGCTTTATCTTTTCAATCTAAaatcaacaaaaagaaaaagagaaggcaCCCCTTTGATGTGATTTATGGAGAGTTAATTTTCTACAGTAGCTGCCTTTTAAGAGTACTTACTTCTCTTGAGATTTGCTCGCAGTCTAAGCAAAAGTACTGTCAAGTTAACAATTAGAGAAAAAAGATAACAAATCAAATATCACTGTGGAAAATATGAGAGAAACAGTCCTTTCAAAATTAGTGTCTTTTGGAGAGACTGATAAACACGCTAGGATTTGATTTACAGGCAaagcttgtaaaaaaaaaaaaaaaagcttttacatCAATCATTACAGTCTTTCTACTGTAGATTCAACTGCAAATCTGGGTTCATAAAAAAGCCACAGTCAAGAATTTACTACAAAATACCTATAAAAGCTTGATGCATTTTTTTCAAACCATGTACTTAAATGATTGTAATTTGTGCTCATTTTGTTACCAATCTAACATTATTAAAAATTCAGATTCCTGTAACATGCAGGAAAAATTGTCTAACAATATAAAAAATTCTGATTCCTGTAACATGCAGGAAAAAtgatgttgtcttcagtatgcTCTGGCAATACTTTGAAGTAATAGTGCAAATAAATTTACTTGATGAAGGCAGATTTAACTTAATGATTTTGGTTGTATGTGAAATATTTTTCTGCACTTCACAGTACAAATGGAAAAATTAACCTCCCCccaaacaggaataaaaaaaaaaaaacacttaaatattATAGAATAAAGAACCAAAACTGGCTATATATACGTAAATAATAAGCAGCTGATGCTGAATTGTCTCTGTTTAAATCATAGACATTGTCAATTAATATGTTTTTGGATTAATTTGCTtcctttgaatgtttttttatatattcttTGTGCAAATTAAATCTCCCAAACTGGAATAGTAAAGAGTTGAAATTAACTAAGgtgtaacagaaacaaaaaaaagtttttataaTTTATCCTTCTAAATACTCAAAAGGAGAAACAAAGATTGTTAGAGAAAGGCATCACTTGTGCGTCAGAGACAGCAGAGGGTTAATACAAGGTTGTTCCTTTCTTCTCACGTTCAGGTGAGTCAGTCTACTAAGAACATCGGGGACTCGCTCATCCACTGCGTTGGACATTTGGTTAATTTAAAAAAGGCATCAAACAGAGAGCAGCATAGAATACATTCACTTTCAGAAACATTCCTATGGGAAGCAGCCAGGACTAAACCTTCCCATCAAACAAATGCCAGAATCGATAAGGTTCTAAAGCAATGCAATACATGCACTTGCTAAAATGTTCTTGTCTATTGGACAAACAGTTGGACATAAGTTGTAAAGTGATAATTCACTGAATATTGTTGATGATAACTTTTGTCAGCCATAACTGTTAATGATATAATCCAGCTAGATCCAAAGAAGGAATCCccacaaaatctaaaatcttTGAAATTATTTTTCTCAAAGAAATATTAGTATTAAATATAAACTTCAAGATCGGACATGTTTAATCTCTTAAGGCTTTGTCCTAACGTCCTTTGTTTTGGCCCCATTAGGACCATGTTTGTCCTTCAGTCCATTAAACTGCTGTTTGAAACCGAGTTTGTATAATATTGAGTGCTATTTCTTCTTTGAGTAGAATGGGTTCCCACCGGGCAGCAAAGAGAAGGGCCCATCTCCGTTCCCAACAACTGGATGGTTGCTGATCTGTAAAATAACCAATAACACATCAGAAAGTTCATCTTATCACAACTAACACACAAAGCTTTACTCAAAACTAAGCTTTACGCATTGTAAGTAAGTAAAACCGAACAAGTCAAATAACCAAAACAAACCATGTGGGACTGTTAATGATATAATTGAGTTTAAATGGGTTTTGTTTATAAAATGGCCattgaaaaaacacaaattaaaacttCTTTGCCTAACAAGCAATAAATTAGGTTTACTAAACCACATCTGAACCACTGAAACAACTGAAAACTTGTGAGTATTTTGATATAATCACTGAAAATGCTAAAGTTTTTTTGACACTTTTTTTATAATTCAGTAATGCAAAAAGATCAGAGATTACAATCTACTAATGTTTTGTACCTGAGTCTGATCATGAAAGTTCACGAGGCTATTCACATCGAGACCAGTGGTGATTTGGCAGGACAGAGCTGCTTCATCTGGATTTGTGATTGCCACCCCTCCCTTCATTGACCTATCTACAGGACGATCCTGATATAAACAAGATGAACTTGACTGGATCGGATTGGTGATTGTCATTCTCTGCCAAGAGGGAGGCTGATTATTACGCTGACTATTTATAGGTACTGAAGAGGTGGCATTGCTGAACATACAACTGCCAGACGATGCCATAGATGGATGCTCCAAGATCTGTTGAACCGTAAATGGTGCTTCAGACACCTCTGGCGTATTGAACATTGACCTATTTTTTATAGGATTTTGAGGCACTACCAGTCCAGGGACAGGGTTCCTCTGAAGTCCTGACATTTGGTTGAGGCAGGCACCCATTTGTTGTGGTCCACCtgggatcagctgctgctgatgttgctgtTGCAGTGGCCAAGATAGTCTCTGGTCTTTACTGTTTTGAGTTTGAAGTGCAAACTGGCCCTGTAAGCAAGTAGGAAGAGCTGCACTAAAACCTGGTTGCGCAGAAATATTTTGGTTGTATGTTTCCACAAATTTGTCACCTTGGATACAGGCATTCAACTGGTTGCCCTGAATGCTGACCATTGGGTTCAAATGTCTTTCTCCAGTGTGGTCCTGAAGACCGACGTGCAAATTGGACATTCTTATCTGAAGGGGGTTCTGTGATGTTTGAGCTGTTTGATGGGAAAAAAGCTGACTGGTTTGCCTGAATACTCCAAGGTTGTTGTCACTGACTTGTAGGCTCATATGATTATGTGCTTGAGTGTGGGTGTCCAACAGGGCTGGGTTAAAGGTGGCTGGAGGAACCATCTCACTAAGACCAACAGCTTGCTCAGAAAGCTGTTGAAGGGGTGAACCAGAAGTGCTAGAAAGATCCATGGGGGTCAGTTTTTTTAGTCCAGGAGTCATTTGTCCAGTCATCATCTGCCCTTTGTTTGGTATCCAACCAcatttctgctcctctttttggTTGGTATTCTGGTTGTGAAGATCCAACGATGTGGAGAGGCAGGCTGGTACATCATCAAGCTGATCTGGAAGCTTGAGCTCCCCAACCCCCTGCAGCTGTTCTTCAACAAACGACAGAATGTCTTCACTAAGTATGTCATTCAGTTCTTCACCCGGGTCACAGCTGGTGGTGCTCATCTTCAGCAGCATACTCTCCCAGCACTTAAGCTCATCTGGCTCCACATTTAGAGTTTCAGTGAAGTCATTGTCCCCAATAATATGGTGCAGGGTTTCCACCATATCGTTAATTGTTTCCTCCGCTGTCAACAAGTTTCCCACAACTGGCTTGGGTGAAGGGAGCTGCCAGGCATCTCCAGGAACACTGACTGTGGCATGGGTGTCCTGGAAGGCAACATCATTAAGGGTGCTAAAGTTGTTTGCACTATTGTGTTCACAGTAGACAGACTGGTCCTGACGCAGCATGCAGCCCAGCATGGAGTTTGGGCTGACAGAGTAGTTGTCGAGCTTCCTTTGCTTTGGGGCAGAGCACGTGTCAGGGATATTGACAGTTGGAGCCGTTTCATACAGCAATGCTTCTCCAGTGGCAAAGTTAAATGGCAGCTGCAGGCGCCTCAGGCGCAGctgttcttctccttcttcatttctgtaaaaagattatatttaattttatgtACAAATAACATATTAATTGAATGATATTTAATAATGGagaaacaaatgtgacatttattagGAAAACACTCATTTAATACCCTGTTAACTAACTATTGATTAATTATTTCAAGTTTATTAGGTACTTTTATTAGATACTTGTAAAAATTGTAAGATAACTAGTTTTACATCTATAGGATGAAAAGACAAAGTTCACAGGCCCTAGAAACTACAAGTCAAAACATCACCAACAATTTTTCCTAGTGGAAGTTCTGAAAACTCACGTCAAAGCCCTTTGTCTGGCCACAATGAAGTCTGGTCTTCCTCCTTTAAAGACCAGCCTTGCATTTGCCTGGACCCAGACCCAGGTTCTACTTTTGGTCAGCAGCCTGAAGACAGTGAAACCACTCTCTCCAGTTTTAATCACTAGAAGGCAAACAGTCAGACATACAGTCATTTCTAATTATCTCTAACCTGTATTTTAAACACACATACTACAAGCAAAAATGTAGCACTTACTTTTTATGTGATTGTCAGCGCAGTACATCATGTCTGCAGCATGGATGAAGTGGTAGCCGGAACCCCTCATACAGAGTTCTGCTTCACTGTAACCAAGAACCACTTTCCCTCTttggaaaacacaacaaacaggcaCCATTTACATGAGAAACATCTGCGATTTGAAATCCATGAATTGTGTGATGTGAAAAAAATATGgagtaattttatttttttaactgttaACTTCAAAGCAATGATTCACTTTCTATGAGATCAAATCCTTTTTTATTTGATGCTACAGTACCTGGTATCGACACCTGTTGGTGTAAagtccagcttgtgtttggtcTGGAAGAGCAGTGTCTTGTTGCGGATCTCCAAAATGGACGGCAGCTGCATTGGAGTGGCAATAGAGAACAGAGCGAGTTGGGGGGGTACTAGTGTCCCATCCTCTGACACACGGTTCTGACCACGGAGAAATTTGAGGCGTCCTCGGAAGTTCAGGGCCTACAGAAAGAGGCATTTTTTCATATCTTGGAGCAACAAGTCATGTCCAGCTGAATCTAACACAATCAAAATAAAAGGTCTGTTACCAGGAAACCAGAGGAGTTGTCGAGCAGGCAACGAAAGCGACAGCAGAAGTTTCTCTCCAGGAAGGATGAGTTTTCTGGAGGGACGGATTGTGGGTCATAGTTCATGACGTAGCTAATTTCTGCAGAGTCCTGGTCACCTGTAATGGAGAGTATTTACCAAGGGTTAGCATTAGCTATAACCCTAACCCCCAACCTgacatactactactactactactactactactactactactactactactactactactactactactactaataataataataataataataataataataataataataataataataataattttaggTTGATCAAACTGAAACCAACTTAATCTGGACCTACTTGAACTCTGTGCAGTGTTGTCAAGTTGAGTGGAATTTGGATCGAGGGCGAAATGTAGGTGACGTCTGAAGAGTGCTCGGTCGTCTGTGTGGATCAACTCAAACACACTCTGATGAACAACATCCGACTAAAACCAAAGGAAAAAATAACAGAGTGCCACATCACTCTTATTGCAAATCACACAGTAAAGCTAAAAATAAGTCTTCCTCGCCGCATACTCTTGGACTATAAGTGACATTGTTAAGAAGTTAATTTGGTGTCTGTTTTTTCTTAATTTTGTAGAATTGTTTTTTAGCAATTTTAGTTGTTTTGTCACAAGGTTAAAGTTTCAAGTCTCTTTTtaattgtattgttttgtgtgtatgtttcagTTTGACACATGCTCCAAACAATGTTTAACAATACCAGAACTTCAAGACAAGATTCAAAAGGTTGAACCCTCACCACCTGGCATGTATGCATCTCCTGAAGCTGGAATATATTAAGTTACTGTCAGCATCTAGAGAGTTGGCTAAAGTTGTCAAAGAGTTTGTATGTTGATGACATTAActgtgattttggtttgatttaCAGGTTCAATTTGTTTTGATAGTCTTATTTCTTGGTTAGAAATGCCAAGTAGGTGGAAAtgcgggcggcacggtggtgcagtgggtagcactgtcgcctgaTAGCCATTCCCGGGGCAGcacaggtgcctttctg carries:
- the ahr2 gene encoding aryl hydrocarbon receptor 2; protein product: MLPSTTLYAAKKRKKPVQKIPKLPPPDGAKSNPSKRHRDRLNGELDKLTNLLPFTEEVRARLDKLSVLRLSVGYLKVKSFFNAAMKNGSTWTTEQRHAYGKNVQNLPTPLSLASSSQVTSIDGYSFSEGELLLQALNGFVLVVTAEGYVFYTSPTIQDFLGFHQSDVVHQSVFELIHTDDRALFRRHLHFALDPNSTQLDNTAQSSSDQDSAEISYVMNYDPQSVPPENSSFLERNFCCRFRCLLDNSSGFLALNFRGRLKFLRGQNRVSEDGTLVPPQLALFSIATPMQLPSILEIRNKTLLFQTKHKLDFTPTGVDTRGKVVLGYSEAELCMRGSGYHFIHAADMMYCADNHIKMIKTGESGFTVFRLLTKSRTWVWVQANARLVFKGGRPDFIVARQRALTNEEGEEQLRLRRLQLPFNFATGEALLYETAPTVNIPDTCSAPKQRKLDNYSVSPNSMLGCMLRQDQSVYCEHNSANNFSTLNDVAFQDTHATVSVPGDAWQLPSPKPVVGNLLTAEETINDMVETLHHIIGDNDFTETLNVEPDELKCWESMLLKMSTTSCDPGEELNDILSEDILSFVEEQLQGVGELKLPDQLDDVPACLSTSLDLHNQNTNQKEEQKCGWIPNKGQMMTGQMTPGLKKLTPMDLSSTSGSPLQQLSEQAVGLSEMVPPATFNPALLDTHTQAHNHMSLQVSDNNLGVFRQTSQLFSHQTAQTSQNPLQIRMSNLHVGLQDHTGERHLNPMVSIQGNQLNACIQGDKFVETYNQNISAQPGFSAALPTCLQGQFALQTQNSKDQRLSWPLQQQHQQQLIPGGPQQMGACLNQMSGLQRNPVPGLVVPQNPIKNRSMFNTPEVSEAPFTVQQILEHPSMASSGSCMFSNATSSVPINSQRNNQPPSWQRMTITNPIQSSSSCLYQDRPVDRSMKGGVAITNPDEAALSCQITTGLDVNSLVNFHDQTQISNHPVVGNGDGPFSLLPGGNPFYSKKK